The Sulfitobacter sp. S223 genome has a window encoding:
- a CDS encoding argininosuccinate synthase, with protein MSAPKKVVLAYSGGLDTSIILKWLQTEYGCEVVTFTADLGQGEELEPARAKAEMMGASEIYIEDVREEFVRDFVFPMFRANAVYEGLYLLGTSIARPLISKRLVEIAHETGADAVAHGATGKGNDQVRFELAAYALDPNIKVIAPWREWDLSSRTKLLEFAEQNQIPVAKDKRGEAPFSVDANLLHTSSEGKVLEDPAVDAPEYVYQRTVSPEEAPNEPEYIEVGFERGDAVSVNGVALSPAELLTKLNELGGKHGCGRLDLVEGRFVGMKSRGIYETPGGTLLLEAHRAIESITLDRGAMHLKDQLMPQYAELIYNGFWFSPERTMLQAAIDASQTHVTGTVRLKLYKGHVRTVGRWSDFSLYSEAHVTFEDDAGAYDQKDAAGFIQLNALRLKLLAARDKRMK; from the coding sequence ATGTCCGCGCCCAAGAAAGTTGTGCTCGCCTACTCTGGTGGGCTTGATACCTCGATCATCCTCAAATGGCTACAAACCGAGTATGGCTGCGAGGTTGTTACCTTCACCGCCGATCTGGGTCAGGGCGAGGAGCTGGAGCCAGCCCGCGCCAAGGCCGAGATGATGGGTGCGTCCGAGATTTACATCGAAGATGTGCGCGAAGAGTTTGTGCGGGATTTCGTCTTCCCCATGTTCCGCGCCAACGCCGTGTATGAAGGTTTGTATTTGCTGGGCACCTCAATCGCGCGACCGCTGATTTCCAAGCGGTTGGTCGAGATTGCTCACGAAACCGGCGCAGACGCTGTTGCCCACGGTGCGACAGGCAAAGGCAACGATCAAGTTCGCTTTGAGCTCGCAGCATATGCGCTGGACCCGAACATCAAGGTAATCGCACCTTGGCGTGAGTGGGATCTGAGCAGCCGCACCAAACTGCTGGAATTTGCGGAACAGAACCAGATCCCCGTTGCCAAGGACAAGCGCGGCGAAGCACCTTTCTCTGTCGATGCGAATCTTCTGCACACGTCTTCCGAAGGCAAAGTTCTGGAAGATCCTGCCGTCGATGCACCTGAGTATGTCTATCAACGCACCGTCAGCCCGGAAGAAGCGCCGAACGAACCAGAATATATCGAAGTTGGGTTTGAGCGCGGAGACGCGGTTTCCGTGAATGGCGTGGCGCTTTCACCCGCCGAGCTGCTGACCAAACTGAACGAGCTGGGTGGCAAGCACGGTTGTGGCCGTCTTGATCTGGTTGAAGGCCGTTTCGTTGGCATGAAATCACGCGGTATCTATGAGACGCCCGGCGGCACACTGCTGCTGGAAGCACACCGCGCCATCGAATCAATCACGCTGGACCGCGGTGCAATGCACCTCAAGGACCAGCTGATGCCACAATACGCCGAGTTGATTTACAACGGCTTCTGGTTCTCACCAGAGCGCACGATGCTGCAAGCCGCCATCGACGCGAGCCAAACACACGTCACCGGCACCGTCCGTCTGAAGCTTTACAAAGGCCATGTGCGCACCGTGGGCCGCTGGTCAGACTTCAGCCTCTATTCAGAGGCGCATGTGACCTTCGAGGATGACGCCGGTGCCTATGATCAAAAAGATGCGGCAGGCTTTATCCAGCTTAACGCGCTGCGCCTGAAACTATTGGCAGCACGCGATAAACGGATGAAATAA
- the ilvA gene encoding threonine ammonia-lyase IlvA, with protein MSEDFQMGAIAATRAMRGVFPPTPLLKNEHLSERYGADIYLKREDLSPVRSYKLRGAFNAMRKLIPEHQVFVCASAGNHAQGVAFMCSHFGVRGVIFMPVTTPQQKIQKTKMFGGANIEVRLVGDYFDKTLSAAQEFCLNEGAYFLSPFDDDNVIEGQASVAVEIEDQLGRVPDHIILPVGGGGLSAGTRAFFGDRCRYTYVEPLGAPSLGRALEEGKPVDVSPINSFVDGAAVAKLGMRTFEWLKDARREDVVHLSEDRICVSIIEMLNVEGIVLEPAGALSIEALGEVADQIKGKTVVCVTSGGNFDFERLPEVKERAQRYSGLKKYFILRMPQRPGALKEFLNILGPDDDICRFEYLKKSARNFGSVLIGIETPSPDAFPRFLAQLDDAGFTYTDITNDETLAQFVI; from the coding sequence ATGAGCGAAGATTTCCAGATGGGCGCTATCGCAGCCACCCGCGCCATGCGTGGCGTCTTTCCGCCAACCCCGCTTCTTAAGAACGAACATCTGTCAGAACGCTATGGCGCGGACATCTATCTGAAGCGTGAGGACCTGAGCCCTGTTCGGTCATATAAGCTTCGCGGCGCTTTCAATGCGATGCGAAAGCTGATCCCGGAACATCAGGTTTTTGTTTGCGCGTCTGCGGGCAATCACGCACAGGGTGTTGCGTTCATGTGCAGCCATTTCGGTGTGCGCGGAGTGATTTTTATGCCAGTCACCACGCCCCAGCAAAAGATACAGAAGACCAAGATGTTCGGTGGCGCAAACATCGAAGTGCGTTTGGTTGGCGATTACTTTGACAAGACCTTAAGCGCGGCGCAGGAATTCTGCTTGAACGAGGGGGCCTATTTCCTTTCACCATTTGATGATGACAATGTTATTGAGGGGCAGGCATCAGTCGCCGTAGAAATTGAAGATCAGCTGGGACGCGTACCCGATCACATTATCTTGCCCGTTGGCGGCGGAGGCTTATCTGCCGGTACCCGCGCGTTTTTCGGAGATCGGTGCCGATATACTTATGTTGAGCCGCTTGGCGCGCCCAGTCTTGGCCGCGCATTGGAAGAGGGCAAGCCGGTTGATGTGTCCCCGATCAACAGCTTTGTAGACGGCGCGGCGGTGGCCAAGTTGGGGATGCGCACGTTTGAATGGCTCAAAGACGCACGCCGCGAAGATGTTGTGCATTTATCCGAAGACCGCATTTGCGTCAGTATCATCGAAATGCTGAATGTTGAGGGCATCGTTCTTGAACCTGCCGGCGCGCTGAGCATTGAAGCGCTGGGCGAGGTGGCTGATCAGATTAAGGGAAAAACCGTGGTCTGCGTGACCTCTGGCGGGAACTTTGATTTTGAACGGCTACCCGAAGTAAAAGAGCGCGCGCAGCGCTACTCGGGGCTTAAGAAATACTTCATCTTGAGGATGCCACAGCGTCCTGGCGCTCTGAAAGAGTTCCTGAATATCCTTGGCCCGGATGATGACATTTGTCGGTTCGAATACCTTAAAAAATCTGCCCGCAACTTTGGCTCTGTGTTGATCGGGATCGAAACGCCCAGCCCTGATGCCTTCCCGCGGTTCTTGGCGCAGCTTGATGACGCAGGGTTCACCTATACAGATATCACCAATGATGAAACGCTTGCCCAATTCGTGATCTAG
- a CDS encoding SDR family oxidoreductase: MDISDKSIVITGGASGIGAALARQAAKAGAKVCIADLNLEAGKQLADEIGGIAVACDVTKEEQIIAAIEAAEAAHGPVDVFVSNAGLGRGDPSHAASAPDADWMLNWNVHVMAHVWAARALLPAMIARGSGYFVNIASAAGLLNQIGDAAYSATKHAAVSFAESLLISHGEEGIGVSVVCPQYVATPLLGLGDGDAQGNLLSADDVARSVWQGVTDGTFVIMPHPDVAKYNALRGADPSRWIKGMQMLRAKAMSEHGGISVSEFYKLL; this comes from the coding sequence GTGGATATTTCAGATAAGTCTATTGTAATCACCGGTGGGGCCAGCGGTATCGGAGCCGCTCTTGCACGGCAGGCAGCGAAGGCGGGTGCAAAGGTTTGCATTGCCGACCTGAACCTTGAGGCAGGTAAACAGCTTGCTGATGAGATCGGTGGAATTGCTGTTGCCTGTGATGTGACGAAAGAAGAGCAGATCATTGCAGCAATCGAAGCCGCAGAAGCTGCTCATGGACCGGTAGATGTGTTTGTTTCTAACGCCGGTCTTGGACGCGGTGATCCGTCTCATGCAGCATCAGCACCCGATGCGGATTGGATGTTGAATTGGAATGTACACGTGATGGCCCATGTCTGGGCGGCGCGTGCTTTGTTGCCAGCGATGATTGCGCGTGGCTCTGGATATTTTGTGAATATCGCTTCTGCTGCGGGTCTTTTGAACCAGATCGGTGATGCGGCCTATTCCGCAACCAAACATGCCGCCGTCAGCTTTGCTGAATCCTTGTTGATCTCACATGGTGAGGAGGGGATCGGAGTTTCTGTCGTGTGTCCGCAATATGTGGCAACGCCGCTGTTGGGTTTGGGTGACGGTGACGCTCAAGGCAATCTTCTGTCCGCGGATGACGTTGCCCGCTCCGTCTGGCAAGGGGTGACCGATGGTACTTTTGTGATTATGCCGCACCCGGATGTCGCAAAATACAATGCGCTGCGTGGGGCTGATCCATCGCGCTGGATTAAGGGTATGCAGATGCTGCGTGCCAAAGCGATGTCAGAGCATGGTGGCATCAGCGTGTCAGAGTTCTATAAACTCCTTTAA
- a CDS encoding Hpt domain-containing protein: MIDWDRIKTLRDEIGKEDFPEVVDIFIAEVGLMIDRLRTAPQLETLGADLHALKGSALNLGFRDFAEMCQKGETAANDGRAQEIDVEPILQCYEDSRDIFLSGLESVVTC, from the coding sequence ATGATCGATTGGGATCGGATCAAAACCTTGCGCGACGAAATCGGAAAAGAGGATTTTCCAGAGGTCGTAGATATCTTTATTGCTGAGGTCGGCCTCATGATTGACCGTCTGCGCACCGCGCCCCAACTAGAAACGCTGGGCGCAGATTTGCACGCGCTCAAGGGAAGCGCGCTCAACCTCGGGTTCCGCGACTTTGCAGAAATGTGCCAAAAGGGGGAAACTGCGGCGAACGATGGTCGCGCGCAGGAAATTGATGTGGAGCCTATCCTGCAATGCTACGAAGATAGCAGGGACATTTTCCTGTCAGGGCTCGAAAGCGTTGTGACCTGTTAA
- a CDS encoding PP2C family protein-serine/threonine phosphatase, which translates to MPSDLSNNLDFSASKRGGAIQYVLVVDDSKLQRKLLTLALSRWGFDVSEAASGAEALEMASLQRPDLVLSDWMMPGMSGLELCRRFRATEGEEYSYFILLTSKSEKDEIARGLDSGADDFLTKPVDNNELLARITAGERLIEMQRSMAQSNRALSETLTELQRVYDHIDSDLQEAKKLQQSLVKERFRALPVGDLSLMLRSSGHVGGDLVGFFEAGANHIGLYALDVSGHGISSALMTARLAGYLSSAAPDQNVALRKDVDGLFVPRPPDEVVADLNNLVLDEMETEHYFTLLLAFVDLETGHMVLSQAGHPHPAVQRTDGRIEQLGPGGFPVGLLSGVRFERFELTLERGDRILILSDGVTECPGPDNGMLGEEGLTDLMKELAAINGPAFLEALIWKLTEFNGSEDFPDDVSAILFEYHGLPET; encoded by the coding sequence ATGCCCTCGGACCTGTCAAATAATTTGGATTTTTCGGCTTCTAAACGTGGCGGGGCGATTCAGTACGTCCTTGTTGTGGATGATAGTAAGCTTCAGCGCAAACTTCTGACGCTGGCACTGAGTCGGTGGGGTTTTGACGTGTCTGAGGCGGCGAGCGGCGCCGAAGCGTTAGAGATGGCCTCACTTCAGCGACCGGATCTGGTTCTTAGTGACTGGATGATGCCGGGCATGTCAGGTCTGGAATTGTGTCGTCGGTTCAGGGCGACCGAGGGGGAGGAATACAGCTATTTCATCCTGTTGACCTCAAAAAGCGAGAAGGATGAAATCGCGAGGGGCCTTGATAGTGGTGCAGATGATTTCCTAACGAAACCTGTAGACAATAATGAATTGCTTGCGCGCATCACAGCGGGAGAGCGCCTGATTGAAATGCAACGCTCTATGGCGCAATCCAACCGCGCCCTTAGTGAAACTTTGACGGAGCTGCAGCGCGTTTATGACCACATCGACAGCGACCTTCAGGAGGCAAAGAAACTTCAACAATCTTTGGTGAAAGAGCGGTTTCGCGCCCTTCCGGTTGGGGACCTTTCTTTGATGTTAAGGTCTTCTGGGCATGTGGGCGGGGATTTGGTTGGTTTTTTCGAAGCTGGTGCCAACCATATCGGTCTTTACGCACTTGACGTGTCAGGTCACGGCATCAGTTCGGCGCTCATGACTGCGCGGCTGGCGGGCTATCTCTCTAGTGCGGCACCGGATCAGAATGTTGCCTTGCGCAAGGATGTCGACGGTCTGTTTGTGCCACGACCACCTGATGAAGTTGTTGCAGACTTGAATAATCTGGTCCTCGACGAGATGGAGACAGAGCACTATTTCACCCTGCTGCTTGCTTTTGTCGATTTGGAAACCGGGCATATGGTCCTGTCACAAGCCGGGCATCCACACCCCGCAGTACAGCGTACCGATGGTAGGATCGAACAGCTAGGCCCAGGCGGTTTTCCTGTTGGCCTACTCTCCGGTGTTCGATTTGAACGGTTTGAACTGACGCTTGAGCGTGGTGATCGTATCTTGATCTTGTCGGACGGAGTTACTGAATGCCCCGGCCCTGACAACGGCATGCTTGGCGAAGAGGGGCTTACCGACCTGATGAAGGAGTTGGCTGCGATCAACGGCCCTGCATTTCTTGAGGCTTTGATCTGGAAATTAACAGAGTTTAACGGATCAGAGGATTTTCCAGACGATGTGTCGGCGATCTTATTTGAATATCACGGCCTGCCGGAAACATAA
- a CDS encoding NUDIX hydrolase: protein MIKRVGEVPDRSKNYTLRPGAYAILPIGRRFLLTAETQRNIDIQLPGGGIDPGESPLQALYREVREEIGWSISQPLRLGAFRRFVFMPDYDLWAEKICHVYVARPVRKLHAPSEPYHETLILDADDAIAALGNDGDRMFLANYVSGRP, encoded by the coding sequence ATGATCAAACGTGTGGGAGAGGTGCCAGACCGCAGTAAGAACTATACTTTGCGCCCTGGTGCATATGCGATTCTGCCGATCGGACGTCGCTTCTTGCTGACGGCTGAAACCCAGCGCAACATCGACATTCAGCTTCCTGGTGGCGGGATTGATCCTGGTGAAAGCCCCCTGCAGGCACTCTATCGTGAGGTCCGAGAGGAAATTGGCTGGTCCATTTCGCAGCCCCTGCGCCTCGGAGCATTCCGTCGTTTTGTCTTCATGCCCGATTATGATCTATGGGCCGAAAAGATATGCCACGTATATGTGGCCCGTCCCGTTCGCAAGCTTCATGCACCATCAGAGCCCTACCATGAAACACTGATCCTTGATGCTGACGATGCTATCGCCGCATTGGGAAATGACGGTGACAGGATGTTTCTGGCGAATTATGTTTCCGGCAGGCCGTGA
- a CDS encoding Hsp33 family molecular chaperone HslO, which produces MTNANSIGWDDTVLPFQLDNSDIRGRIARLDTALAGILKQHNYPPQVEALVAEMALLASLIGQTMKLRWKLQLQVQSKGPVRMIATDYYGPEFDGGPARIRAYASYDEDRLTDGAPIEQIGEGYFAVMIDQGKGMTPYQGIAPLSSESLSKSAEGYFAQSEQLPTRFELSFGKSTTADAPEHWRAGGVMLQHMPKASPFAAKAEGVGEIMQPTDLLEDDEKENWNRVNILLDTVDDLELIGPSLEPSDVLLRLFHEELPRVFDKQRVHFGCTCSEERVRQSLSIYSAQDIETMTTDDGRVTADCQFCGAHYDMDPVTVGFEAEKDA; this is translated from the coding sequence ATGACAAATGCAAACAGCATCGGGTGGGACGATACGGTCCTGCCTTTCCAGCTCGACAACTCAGATATTCGCGGTCGGATTGCGCGTCTTGATACGGCCTTGGCCGGCATCCTGAAGCAGCATAACTATCCCCCGCAGGTCGAAGCGTTGGTTGCCGAGATGGCTTTGCTGGCCTCACTCATTGGCCAAACGATGAAGCTGCGCTGGAAGCTCCAGTTGCAGGTGCAGTCAAAAGGTCCGGTGCGGATGATCGCGACTGATTACTATGGACCCGAATTTGATGGCGGGCCTGCGCGAATCCGTGCTTACGCCAGCTATGACGAAGATCGCCTGACAGATGGTGCTCCGATCGAGCAGATCGGGGAAGGTTACTTTGCTGTGATGATTGACCAAGGTAAGGGCATGACACCTTATCAAGGGATCGCGCCGCTATCCTCTGAAAGTCTGTCGAAATCTGCCGAGGGATATTTTGCACAGTCGGAACAGTTGCCTACACGGTTCGAGCTGAGCTTTGGAAAATCAACGACAGCCGATGCGCCAGAGCACTGGCGTGCTGGTGGGGTGATGCTGCAACATATGCCGAAAGCTTCACCTTTTGCTGCAAAGGCAGAGGGTGTCGGTGAAATCATGCAGCCAACTGATCTGTTGGAAGATGATGAAAAAGAGAATTGGAATCGTGTGAACATCCTGCTTGATACGGTGGATGATCTGGAGTTGATTGGCCCTTCACTTGAGCCGTCAGATGTCTTGCTGCGCCTGTTCCATGAGGAGCTTCCACGTGTGTTCGACAAGCAGCGCGTGCATTTTGGCTGTACGTGTTCCGAAGAGCGTGTGCGTCAAAGCCTGTCAATTTACTCGGCCCAAGACATCGAGACCATGACAACCGATGATGGCCGCGTCACTGCCGATTGTCAGTTCTGCGGCGCGCATTACGATATGGATCCGGTGACAGTAGGCTTTGAAGCTGAAAAAGATGCGTAG
- a CDS encoding CoA pyrophosphatase, which translates to MRSTLDHFREALTQTGVGSSDFDLNPDTVLPAGRVLRPAGVLAPIIETDRGLGLLLTKRSAALKHHPGQIAFPGGKQDKGDVDVIAAALREAHEEIGLPPDHVEVLGTLPSHETVTSFDVTPVIGFVHRPFNILPEPGEVDEVFTVPLDHVLNRDNYLVQSRRWRGQMRHYFVVPFGPYYIWGATARMLRAWSEIIQK; encoded by the coding sequence ATGCGTAGCACGCTTGATCATTTTCGGGAGGCGCTGACGCAAACAGGCGTCGGCTCCTCCGATTTTGACCTTAATCCTGATACTGTTTTACCCGCGGGCCGGGTTCTGCGCCCTGCGGGAGTTCTGGCGCCGATCATTGAAACTGATCGCGGGCTTGGCCTTTTGCTGACCAAGCGTTCTGCCGCGCTCAAACATCATCCGGGTCAAATCGCCTTTCCGGGCGGAAAACAGGACAAGGGCGATGTAGATGTGATAGCGGCTGCGCTGCGCGAGGCGCACGAAGAAATCGGCCTGCCACCGGATCACGTCGAAGTATTGGGTACGCTGCCGTCCCATGAAACGGTCACCAGCTTTGATGTCACGCCTGTGATCGGCTTTGTGCATAGACCTTTCAACATCCTTCCTGAACCAGGTGAGGTGGATGAGGTGTTTACAGTACCGCTTGACCATGTGCTGAACCGAGACAACTATTTGGTCCAATCACGCCGTTGGCGTGGGCAGATGCGCCACTATTTCGTGGTGCCTTTCGGACCCTATTACATCTGGGGCGCAACTGCGCGTATGCTGCGCGCATGGAGCGAGATTATACAAAAATAG
- a CDS encoding CCA tRNA nucleotidyltransferase yields the protein MERDYTKIAPEDAPWLTSVSARAVCDAIAAGGHQIFYVGGCVRNALLGVPVSDLDMATSATPQQVIELASDAGLKPVPTGIDHGTITVVSGGVGYEVTTFRRDVETDGRRAVVAFSTDILDDARRRDFTMNALYADAQGNVIDPLGGLDDLRARRVRFIEDANRRIEEDYLRILRYFRFHAWYGDTSNGLEPEALAAIGSNIQGLETLSAERVGAEMKKLLAADDPSTALAAMAQTNVLGTVLPGADIRFALLVIHGAEMLGLSPDWLGRLVSLGGERVPERLRLSKADQRRYETIQTAAFEGGSLVAVAFDYDSDLAIQAYLIRSAIAESVPELAVIAELRSAAQQVFPVSAGDLMPEYTGADLGARLAQLKAAWIASGFVLGKEALIALPAP from the coding sequence ATGGAGCGAGATTATACAAAAATAGCACCCGAAGACGCGCCGTGGCTGACGTCTGTTTCAGCGCGCGCTGTGTGTGACGCCATAGCGGCTGGCGGTCATCAGATTTTTTACGTTGGCGGTTGTGTGCGTAATGCGCTTTTGGGTGTTCCCGTAAGCGATTTGGATATGGCCACCAGTGCCACACCTCAACAAGTGATAGAATTGGCTTCTGATGCCGGTCTCAAACCTGTCCCGACTGGTATTGACCACGGAACAATTACGGTTGTGTCCGGTGGCGTGGGGTATGAGGTTACGACGTTTCGACGTGACGTTGAAACAGACGGCCGACGGGCCGTAGTCGCCTTTTCGACTGATATTTTGGACGACGCCCGCCGCCGTGATTTTACAATGAACGCGCTTTATGCGGATGCGCAGGGAAACGTGATTGATCCGCTTGGCGGATTGGATGATCTGCGCGCGCGACGTGTGCGATTTATTGAAGACGCGAACCGCCGGATCGAAGAAGACTATCTGCGTATCCTGCGATATTTCCGGTTCCACGCATGGTATGGAGATACCTCCAATGGTCTGGAGCCTGAAGCACTGGCTGCGATAGGCTCTAATATCCAAGGTTTAGAGACACTATCAGCAGAGCGTGTCGGCGCCGAAATGAAAAAGCTTTTGGCGGCGGATGACCCATCTACGGCTTTAGCTGCAATGGCTCAAACCAATGTGTTAGGGACTGTATTGCCGGGTGCGGACATCCGGTTCGCCCTTCTTGTGATCCACGGAGCAGAGATGCTTGGCCTGTCGCCTGATTGGCTCGGGCGGCTTGTCTCCCTTGGCGGCGAAAGGGTGCCGGAACGATTGCGGCTCAGTAAAGCGGATCAAAGGCGTTATGAGACGATCCAAACCGCGGCGTTTGAGGGTGGATCGCTCGTGGCAGTGGCATTCGACTATGACTCTGACCTTGCCATTCAGGCGTATCTGATCCGCTCTGCCATCGCAGAATCTGTGCCTGAGCTTGCTGTGATCGCAGAACTGAGGTCGGCTGCGCAGCAGGTCTTTCCTGTTAGCGCCGGTGACCTCATGCCTGAATACACAGGGGCGGACCTTGGCGCGCGGTTGGCGCAGTTGAAAGCTGCTTGGATTGCGTCAGGTTTTGTGTTGGGAAAAGAGGCATTGATCGCGCTGCCCGCACCGTGA
- a CDS encoding ABC transporter ATP-binding protein, with product MFRFFENLVDPYVDYPNEDKPPRDLWPFFMGYSQPFKKVFAITAFMSILVAAVEVGLIYYMGRIVDVLEGDPAQMWAKNGTELVVVGLLIVFVRPIFQAIDVALVNNAILPNFGTLIRWRAHKQVLRQSVGWFENDFAGRIANRIMQTPPAAGEVVFQAFDAISFSLAYLIGAAILLTTSDPRLLLPLVIWFVLYVLLSRWAIRRIGPASKAASDARSAVTGRVVDAYTNIHSVKMFAHHDREELYAKEAIEEARRTFQVEQRIFTTMDFSLVLLNGLLIVGVVGWALSLWVQGVASVGTVAAAATLTLRLNSMTAWIMWALSAFFRQLGVVAEGMETIAQPITLVDAPEAKPLKLTYGRIEMLGLTHHYGRTSGGLNAIDLVIEPGQKIGLIGRSGAGKSTLLKLLLRFYDADAGLIKIDGQDVTQVTQDSLRRQIGMVQQDSALLHRSVLENIRYGRPDATEKEAVAAAKQAEAHEFIKGLRDPEGNNGYSSRVGERGVKLSGGQRQRITLARVILKDAPILLLDEATSALDSEVEAAIQKTLYGMMEGKTVIAIAHRLSTIARMDRILVLDEGQIVEDGDHNALLAAGGLYAQFWARQSGGFLQTEEDAL from the coding sequence ATGTTTAGATTCTTTGAAAATCTGGTGGATCCTTACGTCGATTATCCTAACGAGGATAAGCCGCCGCGCGATCTGTGGCCGTTCTTCATGGGCTACAGTCAGCCTTTCAAAAAAGTGTTCGCTATCACCGCTTTCATGTCGATTCTTGTCGCTGCTGTTGAGGTGGGTCTGATTTACTATATGGGGCGCATCGTCGATGTGCTTGAGGGTGATCCGGCTCAGATGTGGGCGAAAAATGGCACCGAGTTGGTTGTGGTCGGATTGCTCATCGTTTTTGTGCGTCCGATCTTTCAGGCCATCGACGTTGCCTTGGTGAACAATGCCATTTTGCCGAACTTCGGGACGTTGATCCGCTGGCGCGCGCATAAACAGGTTTTGCGGCAGTCCGTCGGCTGGTTCGAGAATGATTTTGCGGGGCGCATTGCGAACCGGATCATGCAGACTCCGCCCGCCGCCGGTGAAGTGGTGTTTCAGGCGTTTGATGCTATATCGTTTTCGTTGGCTTACCTCATTGGCGCGGCGATTTTGCTGACCACGTCTGATCCGCGGTTATTACTGCCGCTTGTGATCTGGTTCGTCCTTTACGTTCTGCTGTCGCGCTGGGCGATCCGCCGTATTGGTCCAGCATCGAAAGCAGCGTCTGATGCCCGGTCGGCTGTCACCGGGCGGGTGGTGGATGCCTATACCAACATCCACTCGGTCAAAATGTTCGCCCATCACGACCGGGAAGAACTTTACGCCAAAGAGGCAATCGAAGAAGCGCGCCGGACTTTTCAGGTCGAGCAACGGATTTTCACGACGATGGATTTCTCATTGGTTTTGTTGAACGGGCTGTTGATTGTGGGCGTTGTTGGTTGGGCTTTGTCGTTGTGGGTGCAGGGGGTTGCCAGCGTGGGCACTGTGGCGGCCGCCGCGACGCTGACACTGCGGCTGAACTCCATGACCGCTTGGATCATGTGGGCGCTATCTGCATTTTTTCGCCAGCTTGGCGTCGTGGCAGAAGGGATGGAGACAATCGCACAGCCCATCACTTTGGTAGATGCTCCGGAGGCAAAGCCATTGAAGCTGACTTATGGCAGGATTGAGATGCTTGGCCTGACCCACCACTATGGGCGAACATCGGGCGGTTTGAACGCGATCGATCTGGTGATTGAGCCCGGTCAAAAGATTGGACTTATCGGGCGATCGGGTGCCGGAAAATCGACCCTGTTAAAGCTTCTTTTGCGTTTTTATGATGCGGACGCCGGCTTGATAAAGATTGATGGGCAGGACGTAACACAGGTGACGCAGGACAGTCTGCGGCGACAGATAGGAATGGTTCAACAAGACAGTGCTTTGCTGCACCGTTCCGTTCTTGAGAACATTCGATATGGACGCCCTGACGCGACTGAAAAAGAGGCGGTTGCTGCCGCAAAGCAGGCTGAGGCGCATGAGTTCATAAAGGGTTTGCGTGATCCAGAGGGTAACAATGGTTATAGTTCTCGTGTGGGCGAACGCGGCGTTAAGCTATCGGGGGGGCAGCGCCAAAGGATAACGTTGGCACGGGTAATTTTGAAGGACGCGCCAATCCTGCTGCTTGATGAAGCGACCAGTGCGCTGGATAGCGAGGTCGAGGCCGCGATCCAGAAAACACTTTATGGAATGATGGAAGGCAAAACCGTGATCGCCATTGCGCACCGTCTGTCCACGATAGCCAGAATGGATAGAATTCTGGTGCTGGATGAAGGGCAGATTGTTGAAGATGGTGATCATAACGCGCTTTTGGCAGCAGGTGGGCTATATGCACAATTCTGGGCGCGCCAATCCGGCGGGTTTTTGCAAACAGAAGAAGATGCGCTGTGA